The genomic window CGTTGTTGCGTTGAAACCGCAGTGCCTGCTCTGTGGCGATAAAGGCGCCGTACTCGGCGCGCATGGCATCGCTCAGTGACTTGCCACGGCCGGCCGTCACGACCGTGCGGTAGTCCTGGCCGGCGCGCCGCAACGCGATCAGTTCGGATGCGTAGGCGTCCCAGCTCCTTTGTGTGGCCGCTATGCGGTCGACGCGCGACACCTGCTGCGCGTTGTCGGAGACCAGCAGCCGCAGTGCGGCCAACTCGGGGCCGATGCGTGATTGGGCGGCGTCGTAGGGTTGGAGAAAACTTGGCTCTCCGGTGATGAGGAAGCCCCGCATGCCCGATTCGAGATCGACGGTGAGGCGCTGCGCCTCGGTCGCGCTCCGGGTGACCTGGTCGGTGTGCTCGACCCAGCCGATCACCGACAAAAGATAGAGGATCAAGGCCACGAACATGACCGTGCCGGCCAGCCCGGCGGCAAGGGGCAGCTTGACGTTGCGACTCAGCGCGCGCTGAAAGGATTGCTGATCGATCGCGCGGGAGCTTTTCATGGGAGATGGGTCGGAGGGCGGGGTGGGCAAAGCCGTAGCAGTCTGCCCGACCAAGGCGTCTGGCGCTGTCGGAAAAAGCCGCGCGTTCGCGGCTGCGCTCACGCGGTGCGAGGGAAGCGCGCGGACTGGCCCAGGCGGCTGTCAGCCTGCAAGAAAATCCTGGATCAACTCGGCCACGCGTTCCGGCCGATCGTGATGCAGCATGTGACCGGCATCCTCGATGCGCGCAACCCGTGCGTCTTTGACCGACTTCAAGCGCGCGTGGTATTCATCCAATGAATAGCGGCCCTTCCACCATTTGCTCAGGCTGTCGTCAGCCGCTTCGACCGCCAGCAGCGGTGCGGTGATGCAGGCGTACAAGGCCAGCACCTCGTCGACCCGAAAGATGTGCGCGTTGATGATCTTGTGCGCCGCATCGCCCAGGATTTCCCAGCGCTCGTTGCCATCGGCGTTGAGGCTGGTGCCGGCCCAGTGACTCGCCAGCCAGTCCGCTTTGTCCTGGGTCAACTTCGGGTTGGTCTTCATCAGGCGGCGCGCCACGCCGTCGGCGGCCGGGTAGGCGGCCAGCGCCATTTCGCCGCGGTGCAGGCGCTTGAGTTCATCGATCCATTTGCCATAGCGCTGCGGCGCTTCGCTCGGCGCCAGGCCGGGCATGCCGAAGCCCTCGAGGTTGACGAGCCGGCGGATGCGCTGCGGCCGCACGCCGGCGTAGTGCATCGCGACGTTGCCGCCCATGCTGTGCCCGACCAGGTCGACCGCCACACTCTCCGGGGCCCCTGCCTGACCCACGTAATGGTCGAGCAGCCAGTCCAGATCGGCCAGGTAATCTGGCATCCAGTAGTTGTCGACGCCGCCACCTTCGGTCAGGCCGAAACCGCGCCAGTCGGGTGCGATAACGAAGCGCTCCTCGGCCAGCGCATCGACCACGAACTGCCATGAAGCGCCGACGTCCATCCAGCCGTGCAGCAGCACCAGCGGAGGCCGCGTGGCCGATGGCTCGCCCCAGAGCCGCACGTGGTAATCGAGGTTTCGCACGGGCACGAATTCGCTGCGGGAGACGCGGAGGGCTTGGTACATGCCCTCGATGATATGCAGGCACCGGGCGCTGCGCTGTCGCACACGAGCCCCAATGCGGGCCTGCACGCGACAGCGCTGGCGGCGGTAGCATTCCGGCCATGAAAAACATCCCATTCGAAAAAGTCAGGCTGGGCCAGAGCGATCTGCGCGTCACGCCGATTTGCCTCGGCACCATGACCTTCGGTGAGCAGGTCGACGAGCCCACTTCGCATGCCGTGCTGAGCCGTTCGCTCGAACGTGGCATCGATTTCATCGATACCGCCGAAATGTATTCGGTGCCGACGCGGCAAGAGACCTACAGCGTGACCGAAAGCATCATCGGTCGCTGGTTTGCTGCCAACCCCGGCGCGCGGCAAAAGCTGACGCTGGCGACCAAGGTGGCCGGCCCGTCGCGCGGCATGCCGTGGGTGCGCGAAGGCACCGGCATGGCGGCGGCCGACATCGTGGCGTCGTGCAATGCCAGCCTGAAGCGCATGCAGACCGACGTGATCGATCTCTATCAAATCCACTGGCCCGAGCGCAACACGCCGTTGTTCGGACAGATCTATTTCGACCCGACCAAGGAGCGTACGCAGACTTCGATTCACGAGCAGCTCGAAGCGCTTGGCGGTCTCGTGAAGGAGGGCAAGGTCCGCTACATCGGTCTGTCGAACGAGACGCCGTACGGCGTGCACGAATTTGTCCGTCTCGCCGAGCAGCATTCGCTGCCGCGCATCGCGACGGTGCAGAACGTGTACAGCCTGATCAGCCGCGCACTGGAGAACGGGCTGGACGAAACCATGCATCGGCTGGACGTGTCGTTGCTGGCCTATTCGCCGCTGGCTTTCGGCCTGTTGACCGGCAAGTACGACGAGAGCGGCACTGAAGGCCCCGATGCACCCAAGGGGCGCATCTCGGGCTACGAGTCCGTACGCAAGCAACGCTGGGGGCGCCCAGATGCATTGCGCGCCTCGCGTGCCTACAACCGCCTCGCACGCGACAACGGCATGACGCCGACGCAGCTGGCGCTCGCCTTCTGCTACACCAAATGGCAGGTTGCCAGCACCATCATCGGCGTGACGACGGTGGCGCAACTCGAAGAAGACCTGGATGCGTGGGGCACCACGTTGTCGCCCGAGGTGCTGGCCGAGATCGACAAGATTCGCTGGGATATTCGCGACCCGGCGATGTGATTCATCATCGACGGCGGTCGGCGACGGGCTCTGGTGGGCATCACTCACAAGGCGTGCATCGACTTGCTCGCTGCCCCACCGGTGCAATGCGCGCTGGCAGAATGAGCGACCTTTTTTGTCGAGGCCGGAGCCTGCGTTGAGTTCATATCTGCCATTCCCTGCCGCCGCCATCATTGCCATCGTCGCGGCCTACCTGATCGGCTCGCTGTCGTTCGCGGTGATCGTGAGCAAGGCCTTTGGCATGGCGGACCCGCGCAGTTATGGCAGCGGCAATCCGGGCGCCACCAACGTGCTGCGCTCGGGTAACAAAACGGCGGCGCTGGTGACCTTGCTGCTGGACGCAGCGAAGGGCTGGTTACCGGTTTTTTTGATCCGGCACTTCGGCGCGGAATGGGGCGTAGGTCCGGGCGTCGAAGGCATCGCCGCGGTGGCCGGGCTCGCAGCGTTTCTCGGCCATTTGTATCCGGTGTTCTTCTCGTTCAAGGGCGGCAAGGGTGTTGCCACAGCGATCGGTGTGATCGTCGGCATCGCGCCTTTGTTGGGGCTCGCGACGTGCGCGACCTGGATCGTCATCGCGCTGTTTTTTCGGTACTCATCGCTGGCCTCGCTGGCGGTTGCGTTCTTCGCACCGTCCTACTACCTGATCGGCGGCAACATCGCCTGGCCCTTGCATCGCACCGTACTGGTCGCGCTCATCCTCATGAGCTTGCTGCTGTTCTGGCGGCACCGTGAAAATATCCGTCGGCTCGCTGCCGGCACCGAGTCGAAGCTCGGCTCCAAAAAGAAAGTCTGACCATGCCCGAAATCACCCGCTTCCACGTCGGCCCACGCTTGTCCGAGACCGCCGTGCACAACGGCACCGTGTACCTCGCGGGCCAGGTGCCGGACGACACCACGCTGGACATGCGTGGCCAGACCGCTGAAGTGCTCGGCATGGTTGAGCGATTGCTTGCGGAAGCGGGCAGCGACAAGTCGCGCATCCTGATGGCCCAAATTTTCTTGAATGACATTGCAGACATCACGGTGATGAACGAGATCTGGGACGCATGGATTCCGGCAGGCCACACGCCGCCGCGCGCCACGGTGCAGGCCAAGATGGCGAATGCGGCCTACAAGATCGAGATCGTCGTCACCGCCGCGCAGCTCTGAGCGCGCGCCTTCGCAGGCGCTTCAGCATCGCCTCAGAAGCGTTTCTCCAGCACCATCTGATCGGCGTCGCGCCGCATCGAGAAGCGGTTGATGAAGCTGTTGCCGAGCAGGATGAATGGCATCGACTGCTCAGACACGATGGCGTCGACGTCGTACACCTCGACATCCCCGACTCGCACGGAATTGAGTCGCAGCCGGTAACCCGCCGTCACACCGTTGGCCGTGCTGACGCGCACTGGCGTGCCCTTGCTGTAGTCGAGCCCGATGCGCGTGGCATCGGCGGCCGACATCGCAACCGTGGTGGCGCCGGTGTCCAGCATGAAGTTGACCGTGCGACCGTTGATGGTGCCCTGCGACATGAAGTGGCCGCGGCTGTCGGCCGGCAGCACGATGCGGTTGCCGCCGCCGCTCGGGCCGCCGCCACCGATGCTGGCGGGCGTGTCCATTCGCAAGGCAATGCGCTTGCCGCCGGACTCGACTGTGGCCTGTTCGGCCTGCAGCGCGACCAGCTTCACGCCTTGGAAGGTCTCACCGACGGCAACAGTCTTGGGTGCGCCTCCGTTGACGATCAGGATGGCTCGGCTGCCTATGGTGCCGGTGAGCATCACCGAGGTTTCGGCCTGCGCGAGCACGGAAGCACTCGCGAGCATCAACGCCGCTGCGAACCGCAGGCCGAACACGTCAATCCCTGAAGTTGTTGAACGACAGCGGCATGTCGGGCACGTCCTTCTTGATGAGTGCCATGGCCGCCTGCAGATCGTCGCGCTTGGCGCCGGTCACGCGCACCGCATCGCCCTGAATGGCGGAGGTGACTTTCATCTTGCTGTCTTTCAACAGGCGCGTGATCTTCTTGGCCTGCTCGCTCTCGATGCCGCTCTTGACCTTGATGACCTGCTTGACCTTGTCGCCGCCGATCTTCTGCACGTCGCCCTTGTCGAGAAAGCGCACGTCGACGCTGCGCTTGGTGAGCTTGGCGCGGAGGATGTCTTCGACCTGCACGAGCTGGAATTCAGCGTCGCCGATCATGGTGATTTCCTTGTCCTTGAGCTCGACCGCAGCGGCCGTGCCCTTGAAGTCGAAGCGGGTGCCGATTTCTTTGGCGGTGTTCTCGACGGCGTTTTTGACCTCGGGCAAGTTGGGTTCGCAGACGGTGTCGAAAGACGGCATGGACATTCCTGATTCTGGGGGACTGAGTGCGACAATTCTCCCATGATCGTGGAGTCGAACGTCCCCCTGCAGCCTTACAACAGCTTTGGCATCGTCGCGCGCGCGCAGCATCTGGCGCGCATCACCGGCGAGGCGGATGTGCAGGCACTGCGCGACGATGCCGAGTGGCGCGATGCGCCGCGCTTCGTGCTCGGTGGCGGCAGCAACATCGTGCTCACCGGCGACGTCAAGCAGCTGGTGCTGAAGGTCGAGATCAAGGGTTTGCGGCTGGTCGAAGAAACGCCGCGCGCGTGGATCGTCGAGGCGGGCGCTGGCGAAAACTGGCACGACGTGGTCCGCTGGACCGTGGAAAATGGCTTTCCGGGGTTGGAGAACCTGGCGCTCATTCCCGGCACGGTCGGCGGTGCGCCGGTGCAGAACATCGGCGCCTATGGCGTCGAGCTGCAAGACCGCTTCGAATCGCTCGATGCGATCGACATAGACACCGGCCGCACCTTCACGCTCGATGCCGCGCAGTGCGCTTTCGGCTATCGCGATTCGGTATTCAAGCACGTGCCGGCCGGCCCCAACGACTTCGGGTTGGCGGGCCGTGCACTGATCACCCGCGTGCGCTTTCGCTTGCCACGGCCGTGGAAGCCGGTGCTCGGCTACGTCGATCTTGAAAAGAAGATGGCCGAGGCAGCCAACATCGAGCCGACCGCCATGCAAATCTTCGACTGGATCGTCGCGATCCGCCGTGCCAAGTTGCCCGACTGGCGGGTGCTCGGCAATGCCGGCAGCTTCTTCAAGAACCCGACAGTCACGCCCGAGCAGTGCGCCGACATCATCGCGCGCGATCCCAAGATCGTGCACTACCCGATGGACGACGGCAGCATCAAGCTGGCGGCCGGCTGGCTCATCGACGCCTGCGGCTGGAAGGGCAAATCGGTTGGCAACGCCGGCGTGTACGAGCGCCAGGCGCTGGTGCTGGTGAACCGCGGCGGCAATGCCGACCCGGTGACGGGCGGTGAGGTGATGACGTTGGCCAAGGCCATACAGACCAGCGTGTACGAGCGTTTCGGTATCCGGCTGGAGCCCGAGCCGGTCGTGGTCTGAGCATGCGTGCAGAGCGACCAGGGCGCGTCGCATCGACGCTCGTTCCCAAGGCGGTCGTCGACCTGCTGCACCCGAATTTTCGGCACCGCATCACTGGCTTGATGTGGGCGCGCCGCGGCTTGTGGGTGATCGCGGTGCTGTCGCTTTTTGTGCTGAATCGTCAATTCGGCACGCTCATCGCCGTGGTCATGTTGTGCCTGCTGCTGGCACAGGCGCTCAAGGCGCGGGAAACCAGCTTGCGCCGCCAGTTCGTGCGTGAAGCGGAGTTGCCGCGGTTCCTGGTGGGCAAGCTCATCCAGGCTTATCCATCGATGGGCCAAAGGGATGCCGAGCTGGTGCTGCGCGGCCTGCGCCAGTTCTTCATGGCGCACCTGCGCAGCGACAGAAAGTTCGTCGCGATGCCATCGAAGCTGGTCGATGCGGCGTGGCACGAGTTCATCCTGCACACGCAGGGCTACCAGCGCTGGTGCGAGGCGGCGTTCGGCGGCATGCTGCATCACAGTCCGGCCGAAGTGCTGGGTCGCGACGCGCGCCGCAACGACGGGCTGCGCCGCAGCTGGTACTGGGCCTGCAAGGAAGAGAGCATCGACCCGCGCAAGCCGAGCCGGTTACCGCTGCTCTTCGCGCTCGACGCCAAGTACGGCGTGGCCGGCGGCTTCACCTACGTGCCCGACTGCAAGGCGACGGCACGCCATGACGGTTCGACTACTCAATGCGGTAGCGACTTCAGCAGCTCCGACAGCGGCTCGGGTGATGCCGGTGGCTTCGGCGGCAGCGAGTCGACGAGCAGTGGCAGCGGCGATGGCGGCTCGTCGAGCGACGGAGGCTCGTCCGGAGACAGCGGATCGGGCTGCGGCGGCGGGTGCGGTGGAGGCGGCGGCGACTGACCCGTCGCAGCCTTCAAGCCCTCTGCCGGCGGCTCAGCCGAAGTGGCAGATGTAGCTGTACGGCTCGCCGATCACGCGGATCTGGAACGACGCATTGCCGGGCACGCTGAATTTTTCGCCGGCGCCCGATTTCTTCCACTCGGTCGTGCCGGCCAGCTGGTATTCGCAAGTGCCGCTCACCCCCTCCATGATCTCCGGCGCGCCGGTGCTGAAGGTGAGGGTCGACGGCAGGATTACGCCGATCGACTTCTTGGTGCCGTCGGCTTGGGTGAAGCCGTGGCTCACGCATTTGCCGTCGAAGTAGACGTTGGCCTTGGTGGTGACGGTCACGTCTGCGAAGGTTTCAGTGGTCATTGCGAACTCGCTTTTCAGGGGCCGCGATTTTAGTTGCCGCAGCGCCTGAAGATTCACATCACCCCATGAAGCCGAGATTGCGCGTGCTGTAGTTCTTCAGGTTGGGAAGCACAGAAATCTGGTCGCTCGGCGACACGCCGAACCAGTTGGCTAGAGTGGCTCCGAACTGGTCGACGCCGGTGGTCGGCACCAGCCGACCTTGCCCCACGTCGTCGGGCCCGTCGTTGGCCAGCGTGGGCGCGGCGCCGATAAACGACTTGCCCTTAACGGCATCGCCCATGACGAACTGCACGCCGCCCCAGCCGTGGTCGGAGCCGCTCGAATTGCTGTTGAGCGTGCGGCCGAAGTCCGACGCGGTGAACGTCGTGACTTGCTGCGAGACACCCAGGTCTTTGGTCGCCTGGTAGAAGGCCGACATGGCGTTGGCCACACCCGCGAGCAGCAAGGCGTGCGTGCCACCGGCACCGCCCAGGCCATCGTGGTTGTCGAAGCCCCCCATCGAGACGAAGAACACCTGCCGCTTGGCGCCGAGCGTGCTGCTGACGGAAATCATTTTGGCGACGAGCTTCAACTGATCGGCCAGCGAGTTGCCTGCGGGAAAAGTCGTCGCGACATTGGCACCGGCGAGTGCGCTGCTGAGCTCGTCGTTCGCGGTGAGCGCGCGACGTGACACCGCGGCGTAGCTGTTCTCCAGCAACTGGGTACGCGTGTTCATCATCAAGCCGTTGAGCGCGGTCGAGCAAGCGGCTGATCCGAACATCGCCGACTTGATGCCAGCGACCGCGACTGGTCCGCTCGAAGCCACCTGGTATTGCGACATCTGGTTGCCCGACAGGTACACCGCGTTGCCAGCCACCGACACGCAGGTGAAGGTCGCGTTGCCGTTGCCGCCGGCCAGCAGGTCGCCCATGCGCCCGCCCCAACCCGACGATGCACCCTCGGGCGCCGAGGCCTGCCAGTACGAGGATTGATCGTTGTGCGAGAAGAGCTTGGGTGGCAGCGGAACCGAGCGCGCGTTGTACTGCGCCTTGGTCGTCGGCTGCACCAGCGTGCCTACGTTGAGCGCGATCGAAAGGGCACCTGTGTTGAAGATCGGCAGCAGCGGTGCGAGCGTCGGCGCCAGTGCGTACTGGCGGCCGTTTGGCAAGGCGATGGCAGGTGCGAGTACGGTCGACGCCAGCAGGTCGCGGCCGATCGCGATGTTGCTGCGCAGGCTGTTGTACATGTTGTAAGTGGGCTGGTCATAGGCGACCAGTGTGTTGGCGTAGTCGTTGCCGCCATACAGAAAAATGCAGACGAGTGCCTTGTAGTCGCCGGCCGTGGCGGCTGCCGCCTCGCCCATGGCAGCCAGGCTGAGCGCCCATGGCGTGGCCGACGCCGCAATCGACAGCGCGCCGGTGCGACGCAAAAATTCACGGCGCGATGCGTTGTCGGGCTGGACGCCAGGGAAGTGAGCCGACGAAGGAGGGCGGCCGGATCGAAAAGAAGAATCTGTCATGCGGCGCGTTATTTCTGGACGATGTATTCGGGGGATGCCAGCACGAGCGTGAGGGCGGCATAGACGCGGTTCAGCTTGCCGGTGTCGTTGTCGGCCGAGATCGTGTCGACGGCAGCCTTGAGCGTGGCCAGCGTGGCAGCAGACAGCTCGCCGCCCGCTAGCACCAGGTTGATTTCGTCGAGCAACGCCCCTGAATTGGCGGCAATGGCGGTCAGCGTGCCGTAGTTGGGTTTGAGGTCAGTGAGGATCTGGCCGGAGACCGCGCGCTGCATGAAATTGACGTAGCCCGACACCGTCGACTCGTTGGTGATTTGGAACTCCGGCCCGTTGAGGTTGTATTTGCCGAGGTCGCTGTTGGTCGGCACGTAGCCTGGCCTGAAAAAGTTGAAGACGGATGGGGAATGCATCGGGCTCTGGCCGAGGCCGTCGGCCGCGCTCGACAGGTCGCCGATGTTCCACGCTCCGCTCGCCGAAGTTGCGGCCCAGCCGCGCGCCCAATTCAGGAATCGCACGACCGGCTCGCGCAGCTTGCCGAACGCGATCGTCGTACTGATGAACGGATTGCGTGCCTCGTCGTCCAGGAGGATCTGACGAATCACCGCCTTCATGTCGCCGCGAACGCCGCTGCCGTTGTTGATGAAGGCATTGGCGACGCGGTTCACATAGGCCGGGCTCGGGTTGCTCGTGACCAGACGCTGAATGAGCTGGCGGCAGACAAAAGGCGGCATGTTCGGGTGATTGAAAAGCGTGTCGAGCGCGCGGTTCAGGCTGTCGAGGGCGCCAGCCAGCGTCTTGGGGCCCGCCGGGATCGTCGTTCCAAGGAATGTCTTCGCGCCTTCCTCAAAAAGCGAGTTCACCTGCACCATCGGCCGGGTGAAGGCCACCGGTGTTTCCGTCCCGCTGCTGGTGTCGTTGAACCAGCCGGTGAACACACGGGCCAGCCCGCTGACGTCGGCCTGCGAATAGGTTTCGACCGGAGCGCCGTTGACCAGCACTTGCGTGCCGTCGTTGTTGAGCTTGTACAAACCTATGGTGAACAGCTGCATGATTTCACGCGCGTAGTTCTCGTCGGGTTCACTTCCTGTCGCCGGGTCGCCCAACTGGTTCCCTACATAGGTCAGATACGTGCCCATGGCCGCGCTGCGCGACACGTCGTACAACAGGGTGCGGTAGTTGCCGAACGCGTTGCCCTCCAGCACGTCCAGAAAGTAGCCCACCGAAAACTGTGGGTAGTAGGCGTTGAGGCCGTCGATGGACACGACGAATATCTCGCACAGCGCCAGAGTGATGCGTTGCCGCAGCAGGTCGGGACTCGAGATGAACTTGCGCCATACCGTGTTGTCGAGGCCGTCCGCGTGTCCGAGATAGGCGGTTGACCCGTAGCCTTGGGACGAGAGCCAGTCGACGTTAGTCTGGCTGCGGGGCAGGGCGAACTGTGCATCGATCCAGGCCGAATAGCTCATCGCCTGCATCGCGGTGATCTGCGCCTTGGTGGCGCCCGGCGAGGCCTGCGAGAGGAAACGCGCCGCATCTTTGTTATTTGCGGGTGTGGTGTACGTGGTGGTCGCCGCACCTGCGACGATCGGCGAGTCGGGAATCGTGACACCCATGGTGGGTTGCGCGGCATCCGCGGTTTTCGTTGTAGTGCTGGGGGCGGCCAGGCCGGCAAAGCTGCCGCCGCCACCTCCACCCCCGCCGCCGCCCCCGCAAGCCGTCAACAACGCAGCAGCGCCCGCAGAAAGGGCGGCAATCGCGGCAATATCCTTGATTTCATCGATGGGCGAAGCCGGAGGAGCCGGCGTAACGGTCCCCTGATGAATTGACTGACTGGGCCCACTCTTTGCCTCGAACGGCGCCTCGAGGCATTGAAGTTCTCTCATGTATTCGTCAACTTTTTGGTGAAAAACAAGCGGATTTTAAGAACCGTTATGCGTTTCTAATCCAAAACTGTGTAACGCGCAGTGTTTTTTCCTACACCTTTCTTGGTGAGTGTCCTACAGAAAACGCGAGAGACGTTACCTTCTGAAACCTCAACGCCAACCCCCGCGATGCCATCCCCCGCCGCCGCCCCAGCCTCGTGAATAGCCGAGGTTGAGCGAAAGGCCGATCGGTGATGCGTAGTACGGCTGTGGGTATGCGTAGCCGGGCTGTACGTACATCGGGGCAGGATAAGTAGCGGCATAACCGGGTTGCACGTAAACCGGAGCCGGGTAGGCGGTCTGATACACGGGAGCGCCGCCACTGCCGGACACAACGACGCCTGGCTCCGGCGTCACGTTTTGCCAGGCAGCAGGATCACTTGCGCGCTGACCGCTTTCCGCCGGTTCGATTTGCGATGACAGCACCGGGCTGGTCGTTACCCCCATCGCGCTGATCTGAATCGGCATCGTGCGGCCGGGCGCCATGTCGGTACGCGTCGTGTAGCGGCGGCCAGCGTACTCGTACGTGACGTTGTAGCCGCCGTCTGCGAGTTGGGTGCTGGAAACCACACGCGCCTGCTCGATGTGCGATGCCGGCTGCGCATGCACAAGCGGTGCGCCCGAGCCGAGCGCCGCCAACAGGGTGAGAACTGCGATGTTGCGAGTTGAGATAACCATTTTTTTACTCCTGATGGCGAGGGCCTTCCCCGCGTTGAACTTGTTGGATGCGATTGTCGGCGTCAGGTTCAGTGCCCGCCGGTCGGCCACGTTCGCCTTTACCTGACGTTATTGAATCTACTTGGGCAGTTGCGATGCTTCTTGCTGCCATTGCCCAGCGTCGAACCCCACGGTGGTGGCGCCGTTCGTGCCTTCCCATGCGACTACCGGCCGCTTGATCAGGCTGGGATTCGCAAGCAGTACCGCCTTGGCCGACGCCGCATCGACCACCAAAGCGCGAGCCGCGTCGTCCAGCCGTCGCCAGGTGGTGCCGCGACGGTTGACCAGCGTTTCCCATCCTGGATCGTCGAGCCACTGGTCCAGCAGCACTTCAGGCACGCCGTCCTTCTTGAAATCGTGAAAGCGGCAGGCAAGGCCTTTGTCGGCCAGCCAGGCTCTGGCGCGTTTGACGGTGTCGCAATTGGGGATGCCGAAGAGGGTGATCATTTGCTGCGAATGATGCCGCTCCGGCGCGTCGGCGACAATCCATGGCTCCATGGAAACCCTCGCCGATTGGCTCGCACACGCCGAGCGCCTGCACGCAAAGAACATCGATCTTGGCCTGGACCGCGTGCGCCGCGTCGCCGCGCGCATGGGTCTGAAGTTCGATTGCCCCGTCATCACCGTCGCCGGCACCAATGGCAAGGGCTCGACCTGCGCCATGCTCGAATCGATCCTGACGCACGCCGGCTATCGCACCGCGGTTTACACGTCACCGCATCTCGTGCATTTCGAGGAGCGATTGCGGCTGGCGGGCGAGCAGGTCGAAGCCGCCAAACTGTTGCCGCATTTCGCCGCAGTCGAAACGGCGCGGGAAGAAATCAGCCTCACATACTTTGAGCTCACCACGCTGGCGCTGATGCGGTGTGCCGCAGCTGAAAAGCCGGATATCGTCATCCTCGAGGTCGGTCTCGGCGGTCGTCTCGATGCGGTCAACATCATCGACGCCGACTGTTCGGTCATCACCAGCATCGATCTCGATCACATGGATTTCCTGGGTTCCGATCGGGAGAGCATCGGTTTCGAAAAGGCCGGCATCCTGCGCACCGGAAAGCCGGCCGTCGTGAGCGATCCGATGCCGCCGCAGAGCGTGATCGATCACGCCGAAGCGATCGGCGCCGACCTTTGGTTATTCGGCCGCGACTTCAATGTCTCTGGCGATCCTCAACAGTGGGGCTGGTCGGGTCGCGGCCGCCGCTACAGCGGCATGGCATACCCGGCCCTGCGCGGCGCCAACCAGTTGATCAATGCGGCAGGCGCTCTCGCCGCACTCGAAGCGGTGCGGCCCTTGTTGCCGATCACGGCGCAGGCCGTGCGAACCGGCCTCGCGATGGTCGACTTGCCGGGCCGCTTTCAGATCGTGCCGGGCCAGCCCTCGCTGGTACTCGATGTGGCGCACAACCCGCATGCCGTCGCGGCGCTGGCCGAGAACCTCGACGCGATGGGTTTCTTTCCGACCACGCATGCCGTTTTCGGCGTAATGGTGGACAAAGACCTGGCAGCGATGTTCGCGCGCATCGGGCCGCTGATCGACCGCTGGTACTTCACGGACCTACCGACACCTCGCGCCGCCAAAGCAGTCGACATGATGGCACTCTGGCAAGCACAAAACACCCGTACCGACGTCGCGGCCACGGTGCATGCGGCACCGCTCGAAGCGCTCCAGGCGGCCATCGATCGCGCGGACCCCGCTGATAGAATCGTGGTCTTCGGATCGTTCTTCACAGTGGGCGGCGTGCTGGTGAACGGAACACCTCGTCTGCAAGCCAAACACCTGTTGTCAAGCGCCCGATCGGCCTAAGCCGACAGTGCAGTCCGCGGCGCATTTTTCTTTTCTTTCGCTGCACACATCAGGGACCGACTTTCATGGCGTTTTTCAAGTTCCGCAACCGCGGTTCTCAAGGCAACGAAGGGCGCAGCGCCAGCG from Variovorax sp. PAMC28562 includes these protein-coding regions:
- a CDS encoding pyrimidine/purine nucleoside phosphorylase produces the protein MTTETFADVTVTTKANVYFDGKCVSHGFTQADGTKKSIGVILPSTLTFSTGAPEIMEGVSGTCEYQLAGTTEWKKSGAGEKFSVPGNASFQIRVIGEPYSYICHFG
- a CDS encoding DUF1501 domain-containing protein; translated protein: MTDSSFRSGRPPSSAHFPGVQPDNASRREFLRRTGALSIAASATPWALSLAAMGEAAAATAGDYKALVCIFLYGGNDYANTLVAYDQPTYNMYNSLRSNIAIGRDLLASTVLAPAIALPNGRQYALAPTLAPLLPIFNTGALSIALNVGTLVQPTTKAQYNARSVPLPPKLFSHNDQSSYWQASAPEGASSGWGGRMGDLLAGGNGNATFTCVSVAGNAVYLSGNQMSQYQVASSGPVAVAGIKSAMFGSAACSTALNGLMMNTRTQLLENSYAAVSRRALTANDELSSALAGANVATTFPAGNSLADQLKLVAKMISVSSTLGAKRQVFFVSMGGFDNHDGLGGAGGTHALLLAGVANAMSAFYQATKDLGVSQQVTTFTASDFGRTLNSNSSGSDHGWGGVQFVMGDAVKGKSFIGAAPTLANDGPDDVGQGRLVPTTGVDQFGATLANWFGVSPSDQISVLPNLKNYSTRNLGFMG
- a CDS encoding DUF1800 family protein; translated protein: MRELQCLEAPFEAKSGPSQSIHQGTVTPAPPASPIDEIKDIAAIAALSAGAAALLTACGGGGGGGGGGGSFAGLAAPSTTTKTADAAQPTMGVTIPDSPIVAGAATTTYTTPANNKDAARFLSQASPGATKAQITAMQAMSYSAWIDAQFALPRSQTNVDWLSSQGYGSTAYLGHADGLDNTVWRKFISSPDLLRQRITLALCEIFVVSIDGLNAYYPQFSVGYFLDVLEGNAFGNYRTLLYDVSRSAAMGTYLTYVGNQLGDPATGSEPDENYAREIMQLFTIGLYKLNNDGTQVLVNGAPVETYSQADVSGLARVFTGWFNDTSSGTETPVAFTRPMVQVNSLFEEGAKTFLGTTIPAGPKTLAGALDSLNRALDTLFNHPNMPPFVCRQLIQRLVTSNPSPAYVNRVANAFINNGSGVRGDMKAVIRQILLDDEARNPFISTTIAFGKLREPVVRFLNWARGWAATSASGAWNIGDLSSAADGLGQSPMHSPSVFNFFRPGYVPTNSDLGKYNLNGPEFQITNESTVSGYVNFMQRAVSGQILTDLKPNYGTLTAIAANSGALLDEINLVLAGGELSAATLATLKAAVDTISADNDTGKLNRVYAALTLVLASPEYIVQK
- a CDS encoding ArsC family reductase, which produces MITLFGIPNCDTVKRARAWLADKGLACRFHDFKKDGVPEVLLDQWLDDPGWETLVNRRGTTWRRLDDAARALVVDAASAKAVLLANPSLIKRPVVAWEGTNGATTVGFDAGQWQQEASQLPK
- the folC gene encoding bifunctional tetrahydrofolate synthase/dihydrofolate synthase, translated to METLADWLAHAERLHAKNIDLGLDRVRRVAARMGLKFDCPVITVAGTNGKGSTCAMLESILTHAGYRTAVYTSPHLVHFEERLRLAGEQVEAAKLLPHFAAVETAREEISLTYFELTTLALMRCAAAEKPDIVILEVGLGGRLDAVNIIDADCSVITSIDLDHMDFLGSDRESIGFEKAGILRTGKPAVVSDPMPPQSVIDHAEAIGADLWLFGRDFNVSGDPQQWGWSGRGRRYSGMAYPALRGANQLINAAGALAALEAVRPLLPITAQAVRTGLAMVDLPGRFQIVPGQPSLVLDVAHNPHAVAALAENLDAMGFFPTTHAVFGVMVDKDLAAMFARIGPLIDRWYFTDLPTPRAAKAVDMMALWQAQNTRTDVAATVHAAPLEALQAAIDRADPADRIVVFGSFFTVGGVLVNGTPRLQAKHLLSSARSA